From a single Polynucleobacter asymbioticus QLW-P1DMWA-1 genomic region:
- a CDS encoding (2Fe-2S)-binding protein gives MAELNVNGKKYKVDVDPDTPLLWVIREQIGLTGTKYGCGVGQCGACTILFEGQAMRSCSLPVAAAEGKKIETIESLEKSGQLSKVQKAWVDNQVPQCGYCQSGMVMATTALLRNNPKPTDAQIDESITNICRCGTFQQVRAAIHAASKA, from the coding sequence ATGGCCGAATTAAACGTCAATGGCAAGAAGTACAAGGTAGATGTTGATCCAGATACTCCCTTGCTGTGGGTGATTCGTGAACAAATCGGATTAACTGGTACCAAATATGGATGTGGTGTTGGTCAATGTGGTGCTTGTACGATTTTGTTTGAAGGCCAAGCCATGCGTAGCTGCTCCTTGCCGGTTGCAGCAGCCGAGGGTAAAAAAATCGAAACGATTGAAAGCTTGGAAAAAAGTGGGCAATTATCAAAAGTACAAAAAGCGTGGGTTGATAACCAAGTGCCTCAGTGTGGCTACTGCCAATCTGGCATGGTAATGGCGACTACAGCGCTATTGCGTAACAACCCAAAGCCAACCGATGCACAAATTGATGAGTCGATCACCAATATTTGTCGTTGCGGCACGTTCCAACAAGTACGTGCAGCTATTCACGCTGCGAGCAAGGCATAA